A genomic segment from Malus domestica chromosome 05, GDT2T_hap1 encodes:
- the LOC114825137 gene encoding putative F-box protein At1g23770: MEISEPVANKYSDFELFYLRLMSVLTEEFADDRSNRERLVIAVHAMLLEAGFVVFDPISGTQSSDRFHLLNKWPALDHRTMWVPYTLPHILHDIKRESINNSYVIQAVRGIALRFQSKRDTGLPLTGLNAIYIVKDEIVLPFQIELGRNPGFPIVLPFPIEFGQKPGSASPTGIMGLPSELKMKVLESLPGVDIVKLACVCKGMKNMVNDVIDELLWRDKYYEEIERGVESPAKRRRGQRGEVIVEWKLLFVRIWKSKAKWKQLEKQRQVAPSPFRCMQYRSAKRNQRSSA, translated from the exons ATGGAAATTAGTGAGCCGGTGGCTAACAAGTACTCCGACTTCGAGCTCTTTTACTTGAGGTTGATGAGTGTACTGACGGAGGAGTTTGCAGATGATCGAAGCAATCGAGAACGCTTGGTTATTGCAGTCCATGCAATGCTCTTAGAGGCCGGTTTTGTTGTATTCGATCCGATTTCAGGAACGCAGTCGAGTGATCGATTTCATCTCTTGAACAAATGGCCAGCGCTGGATCATCGGACGATGTGGGTGCCTTATACTTTGCCTCATATTTTGCATGATATTAAAAGAGAAAGTATTAACAATTCTTACGTGATCCAAGCAGTAAGAGGGATAGCGCTGAGGTTTCAGAGTAAGAGGGATACCGGTCTGCCACTTACCGGCCTCAACGCCATCTAT ATTGTCAAGGATGAGATTGTACTGCCTTTTCAGATTGAGCTAGGCAGAAATCCTGGTTTTCCGATTGTATTGCCTTTTCCGATTGAGTTTGGGCAAAAGCCGGGTTCAGCGTCTCCAACGGGGATTATGGGTCTTCCATCGGAGCTCAAAATGAAGGTTTTGGAGTCACTGCCTGGTGTTGACATTGTCAAACTAGCATGCGTTTGTaaggggatgaaaaatatgGTTAATGATGTTATTGATGAGTTATTATGGAGGGATAAGTATTATGAGGAGATTGAGAGGGGGGTTGAGAGTCCAGCGAAAAGAAGACGAGGACAACGAGGAGAGGTGATCGTTGAATGGAAATTATTATTTGTTAGAATTTGGAAGAGTAAGGCTAAATGGAAGCAGCTGGAGAAACAAAGGCAGGTAGCACCGTCACCGTTCAGGTGCATGCAGTACCGATCAGCTAAACGAAACCAAAGGTCATCTGCTTAG